One region of Manis pentadactyla isolate mManPen7 chromosome 9, mManPen7.hap1, whole genome shotgun sequence genomic DNA includes:
- the LOC130685024 gene encoding LOW QUALITY PROTEIN: E3 ubiquitin-protein ligase Arkadia-like (The sequence of the model RefSeq protein was modified relative to this genomic sequence to represent the inferred CDS: inserted 7 bases in 5 codons; deleted 1 base in 1 codon; substituted 1 base at 1 genomic stop codon) codes for MTGRDKGCSSCCPDNNTDVCGASLPKVIVPEVMLLAGPGPGPAIPEFRAPSFPKMPAFLLWLLMEFWILEVPDKVLADLVSPEASPRGLQMAVFSLRIKNERLWRPSLRLPTSQWTPEYNKPYTLTVDVKREIPPXCLKTQESLKGTLMHPGPLGXARRIPAGVERINGKVXCDDSQKQEKDMNSNQQEQEKHVAVRKKCKSQQAGPSYMRNCVKENQGVSGLRPHLETPNDEDMIFLLFHLVFFGDSDTATLDEDKEVTVRHSQGILNAQSRTHSARSQKWPRTETESVSELLMERTCFRGSSLRKLPCRKRFVKKNSSQRTQKQKKEILMQKKKGEVPARRKYAPLLSYSSSSESELRRESFPRQSPAGEEDVFVSATENHQNNPPLPSGHMDEIKEDVVVLEASSTHQVADYAEIDVTLTDSEVETVAVGESDQSCSTLGHSRSPWSQSPSRHTNRSQEPSTRSRISAVMQPLRQNAGEVADLTLGEEDDSRRSASSAVTETGPLAIPRSPSCHPQHSPCVGLAQNHHALGHRHTHCSLQQGHHFHHHTHPRHTPATAAPTSAPXSDPPHPVERPLQAQPPWGANSSPGTSYQDQQALSVDLSNSGIGSHGSXFHGASTFDPCCCVSSSGATIFGYQTAAARSQPLSIGGCGSCRVTKSQPQCPPQALLSSCRDYMPHPYASLTRPLHHQASACPHSHGNPPTQTQPQPQLDYFIHHPVHAFHSKIPSHAIFHPVASPPPTHLARAAAPITPISQHLPPTHQPISHHIPAAAPPAHRVHPHDVMERMEVQRRRKMQHPTWAYECPPPHPHRIHPYSRHGHHIHVPQTMSSHPRQAPERSARDLGTEAGVTAGTCEAGALPPXLAHYHEPPRVHLLLLRALPLMELIHFEERLENVHSGTSQETIDRCTYRHKYRKRELHCQQDGEEQTKEDPEEKCTICLCILEEGEDVRHLPCMHIFHQVCVYQWLITSKKCPIYRVDIEAQLPCETLHLISELLPSLSFPPSWHCSQPKMARVVCVDVEALSSDLLPCYIVQLILDLEFVCTVDSDIFTKASIF; via the exons ATGACTGGAAGAGACAAGGGTTGTTCTTCCTGTTGTCCCGATAATAATACCGATGTCTGTGGAGCTTCTCTGCCCAAGGTCATAGTGCCCGAGGTCATGCTGCTTGCAGGGCCAGGCCCAGGGCCTGCCATTCCAGAATTCCGTGCTCCATCCTTCCCCAAAATGCCTGCGTTTCTGCTGTGGCTCCTGATGGAG ttctggatccTGGAAGTTCCAGATAAGGTCCTGGCAGATCTGGtatctcctgaggcctctccccGTGGCCTGCAGATGGCCGTCTTctcatt AAGGATCAAGAATGAAAGATTGTGGAGGCCTTCCTTAAGGCTTCCCACATCTCAATGGACTCCTGAATATAACAAACCCTATACCTTAACAGTGGATGTGAAGAGGGAGATCCCTCC ATGCCTAAAGACACAGGAGAGCCTGAAAGGGACTCTCATGCATCCAGGCCCACTGG TGGCCAGAAGGATTCCTGCAGGAGTTGAAAGGATTAATGGTAAAGT GTGTGATGATTCTCAGAAACAAGAGAAGGACATGAATAGTAACCAACAAGAGCAGGAAAAACATGTTGCTGTGAGGAAAAAATGCAAAAGCCAGCAGGCTGGCCCTTCATACATGCGAAATTGTGTTAAAGAGAACCAGGGAGTATCAGGATTGAGGCCACACCTAGAAACACCAAATGATGAAGATatgatctttcttctctttcatctgGTCTTCTTTGGGGATTCTGATACTGCAACTTTGGATGAGGATAAAGAAGTCACTGTAAGACATTCTCAGGGAATACTGAATGCTCAAAGTAGAACTCATAGTGCACGATCCCAAAAGTGGCCTCGCACTGAGACCGAATCAGTCTCAGAACTGTTAATGGAAAGAACCTGTTTTCGTGGCAGTTCATTAAGGAAACTTCCATGCAGAAAGAGGTTTGTA AAAAAGAATTCCTCACAGAggacacagaaacaaaaaaaggagatattaatgcaaaagaagaaaggagaagtgCCAGCTCGAAGAAAATATGCACCGCTCCTGAGTTACAGTAGTTCCAGTGAGAGTGAGCTCAGGAGAGAATCCTTTCCCCGCCAATCACCAGCAGGAGAGGAAGATGTGTTTGTTTCTGCCACTGAAAACCACCAAAACAATCCACCTCTTCCTTCAGGACATATGGATGAAATCAAGGAAGATGTAGTGGTTTTAGAAGCTTCCTCCACTCACCAGGTCGCAGACTATGCAGAAATTGATGTGACCTTGACTGACAGTGAAGTGGAGACGGTGGCAGTTGGAGAAAGCGATCAGTCGTGTTCAACCCTTGGACACTCCAGATCTCCCTGGAGCCAAAGTCCAAGCCGCCATACAAATCGGTCACAGGAGCCAAGCACCCGCAGCAGGATTTCTGCTGTGATGCAGCCTTTGAGACAGAATGCAGGAGAAGTTGCGGACCTCACTCTTGGTGAAGAAGATGACTCGAGGAGATCTGCATCTAGTGCTGTCACAGAAACAGGCCCTCTGGCAATTCCAAGGTCCCCTTCCTGCCACCCCCAGCACTCGCCCTGTGTAGGGTTAGCCCAGAACCACCATGCATTAGGACACCGGCACACACACTGCTCTCTGCAGCAGGGCCACCATTTCCACCATCATACCCACCCACGTCACACTCCCGCAACTGCTGCTCCCACTTCTGCCCCATAGAGTGACCCTCCCCACCCTGTGGAAAGGCCTCTGCAGGCACAGCCACCTTGGGGAGCAAACAGCAGTCCTGGTACAAGCTACCAAGACCAGCAGGCATTATCAGTAGACCTGAGCAACAGTGGCATTGGAAGTCATGGAA GTTTCCATGGAGCATCTACATTTGACCCCTGCTGCTGTGTTTCTTCTTCGGGAGCCACAATCTTTGGCTATCAGACTGCTGCTGCTCGAAGTCAGCCCTTATCGATAGGTGGTTGTGGATCATGCAGGGTCACAAAATCTCAGCCTCAGTGCCCACCACAAGCCTTACTCTCATCCTGTCGAGACTATATGCCACATCCTTAT GCTTCTTTGACAAGACCACTTCATCACCAAGCCTCTGCCTGCCCACACTCTCATGGAAATCCCCCTACTCAGACTCAGCCTCAACCTCAACTGGATTATTTTATTCATCATCCTGTTCATGCCTTCCATTCTAAAATACCTTCTCATGCAATATTTCACCCTGTGGCATCCCCACCCCCTACTCATTTAGCCAGAGCAGCCGCACCAATCAC ACCAATCTCGCAGCATCTTCCTCCCACACACCAGCCAATTTCACATCATATTCCAGCCGCTGCACCTCCAGCACACAGAGTTCATCCTCACGACGTGATGGAGAGGATGGAAGTtcaaaggaggaggaagatgcAGCATCCAACATGG GCATATGAGTGTCCCCCACCTCACCCACACAGGATACACCCGTACAGCAGACATGGGCATCATATTCATGTGCCTCAGACTATGTCCTCACATCCTCGGCAGGCCCCAGAGAGATCTGCCCGGGACCTGGGAACTGAAGCTGGAGTGACTGCAGGTACTTGTGAAGCTGGAGCATTGCCTC AATTGGCTCATTACCATGAACCACCTCGAGTTCATCTCTTACTATTAAGAGCTCTTCCTTTAATGGAACTGATACATTTTGAAGAAAGATTAGAAAATGTCCACAGTGGAACATCCCAGGAGACAATTGACAGATGTACATATCGGCATAAATACCGAAAGAGGGAACTGCACTGCCAACAAGATGGCGAAGAACAGACTAAGGAAGACCCCGAGGAAAAATGTACCATCTGCCTGTGTATTTTAGAGGAAGGTGAAGATGTGAGGCATCTTCCTTGTATGCACATTTTTCACCAAGTGTGTGTGTACCAATGGTTGATTACCAGTAAGAAGTGCCCCATATACAGAGTGGACATTGAAGCCCAGCTGCCATGTGAAACTTTACACCTTATTTCGGAACTGTTGCCCTCCCTGTCATTCCCGCCCTCCTGGCACTGCAGTCAACCAAAGATGGCAAGAGTCGTCTGTGTAGATGTGGAAGCCTTAAGCTCAGACCTCTTGCCCTGCTATATCGTACAACTAATTCTGGACCTAGAGTTTGTGTGTACAGTTGATTCTGATATATTCACTAAAGCttctattttctag